In the genome of Telluria beijingensis, one region contains:
- a CDS encoding DUF2750 domain-containing protein: MSERIISAIKLGGQQLAAVVTLPGPERYEYFIKRVADAREVWGLYQDGWALAKTDDGTLVFPMWPASDYASLCAEFEWDGYDAQAFSLEELIDELLPQLEEDSVLPGVFYTPGDKGITPSVVQLIGDLEDELRRT, from the coding sequence ATGAGCGAACGTATCATCTCGGCGATCAAGCTGGGCGGCCAGCAGCTGGCGGCCGTGGTCACGCTGCCGGGGCCGGAACGCTACGAGTATTTCATCAAGCGCGTGGCCGACGCGCGCGAGGTCTGGGGCCTGTACCAGGACGGCTGGGCATTGGCCAAGACCGACGACGGCACCCTGGTGTTTCCGATGTGGCCGGCGAGCGACTATGCCAGCCTGTGCGCCGAGTTCGAATGGGACGGCTATGACGCCCAGGCCTTCTCGCTCGAAGAGCTGATCGACGAGCTGCTGCCGCAGCTCGAAGAAGACAGCGTCCTGCCCGGCGTGTTCTATACCCCGGGCGACAAGGGCATCACGCCCAGCGTGGTGCAGCTGATCGGCGACCTGGAGGACGAACTGCGCAGGACCTGA
- the tssF gene encoding type VI secretion system baseplate subunit TssF, protein MDHLLPYYESELAYLRRNLREFAERYPRIAGRLLISGEVCEDPHTERMIESFAFLNARIAKRLDDDYPEFTEALFDVLYPHYLRPFPSCSIAHLDLATAAKQQTTVATIPRGTKLTTRPVRGQACIFRTVYPVAVAPLTLGRAVFSPIIHAPDAARLPAGATSSISLSLAVTCEGGGLDAIDLPALRLFIDGEPSFCAALRDALLARTVAAYVQVDGGHWTLLPALPVRGAGFDEGDALIDFPARSHTAYRLLTEYFCFPEKFNFVDLDLALLARAVPTGTRKLTVHLALGGIRSDSNLARMLGTLSTNNLVAGCTPVINLFAQRGEPIRLTHATASYPVLADARRAYAYEVHAIDEVNLVRETPQGETIVKFQPFYSLKHAQSPEQNGHYWAMRRDDAMIERSPGFETQISIVDIDFDPADVETTTLNLELTCTNRDLPLLLSYGQPGGDLFLEGGCGVREISFLRKPTPTWRFARGRSAHWRLISLLSLNHLSLAGGGVDAFREMLALHDLPRSASSTRQVGGIMAISYTPTSAWLAGNPFNCLVRGIEVRLGVDEEAFVGSGIHAFAQIVERFLALYVHANSFTQLVIVSHQSGEELLRCAPRSGELSLL, encoded by the coding sequence TTGGACCACCTGCTGCCCTATTACGAAAGCGAACTGGCCTACCTGCGGCGCAACCTGCGCGAATTCGCCGAGCGCTATCCGCGCATCGCCGGCCGCCTGTTGATCAGCGGCGAGGTGTGCGAAGACCCGCATACCGAACGCATGATCGAGTCGTTCGCCTTCCTCAATGCGCGCATCGCCAAGCGCCTGGACGACGATTATCCCGAGTTCACCGAGGCGCTGTTCGACGTGCTGTACCCGCACTACCTGCGCCCGTTTCCCTCGTGCTCGATCGCGCACCTGGACCTCGCCACCGCCGCCAAGCAGCAGACCACGGTGGCCACCATCCCGCGCGGCACCAAGCTCACCACGCGGCCGGTGCGCGGCCAGGCCTGCATCTTCCGCACCGTGTATCCGGTCGCGGTGGCGCCGTTGACGCTTGGCCGCGCCGTCTTTTCGCCGATCATCCATGCGCCGGACGCGGCGCGCCTGCCGGCCGGCGCCACCTCGAGCATCAGCCTGTCCCTGGCCGTCACCTGCGAAGGCGGCGGCCTCGATGCCATCGACCTGCCCGCGCTACGGCTGTTCATCGACGGCGAGCCCTCGTTCTGCGCGGCCCTGCGCGACGCGCTGCTGGCGCGCACGGTCGCGGCCTATGTCCAGGTCGACGGCGGCCACTGGACCCTGCTGCCGGCGCTGCCGGTGCGCGGCGCCGGCTTCGACGAAGGCGATGCGCTGATCGACTTCCCGGCGCGCTCCCACACCGCCTACCGGCTGCTGACCGAATACTTCTGCTTCCCCGAGAAATTCAACTTCGTCGACCTCGACCTGGCGCTGCTCGCGCGCGCCGTGCCGACCGGCACGCGCAAGCTGACCGTGCACCTGGCCCTGGGCGGCATCCGCAGCGACTCGAACCTGGCGCGCATGCTGGGCACGCTGTCGACCAATAACCTGGTGGCCGGCTGCACGCCGGTGATCAACCTGTTCGCCCAGCGCGGCGAACCGATCCGCCTGACCCATGCCACGGCCAGCTATCCGGTGCTGGCCGATGCGCGCCGCGCCTATGCCTACGAGGTCCATGCGATCGACGAGGTCAACCTGGTGCGCGAGACCCCGCAGGGCGAGACGATCGTCAAGTTCCAGCCCTTCTATTCGCTCAAGCATGCGCAGTCGCCCGAGCAGAACGGCCATTACTGGGCCATGCGCCGCGACGATGCGATGATCGAGCGCAGCCCCGGCTTCGAGACCCAGATCTCGATCGTCGACATCGACTTCGACCCGGCCGACGTCGAGACCACCACCCTCAACCTCGAGCTGACCTGCACCAACCGCGACCTGCCGCTGCTACTGAGCTACGGCCAGCCGGGCGGCGACCTGTTCCTTGAAGGCGGCTGCGGCGTGCGCGAAATCTCCTTCCTGCGCAAACCCACCCCTACCTGGCGCTTCGCGCGCGGCCGCAGCGCGCACTGGCGCCTGATCTCCCTGCTGTCGCTCAACCACCTGTCGCTGGCCGGCGGCGGCGTCGACGCCTTCCGCGAGATGCTGGCGCTGCACGACCTGCCGCGCTCCGCATCGTCCACGCGCCAGGTCGGCGGCATCATGGCGATCTCCTATACACCCACCAGCGCCTGGCTGGCGGGGAATCCCTTCAATTGCCTGGTGCGCGGGATCGAGGTCAGGCTCGGCGTCGACGAGGAGGCCTTCGTCGGCAGCGGCATCCATGCCTTCGCCCAGATCGTCGAGCGCTTCCTGGCGCTGTACGTGCACGCCAACAGCTTCACCCAGCTGGTGATCGTGTCCCACCAATCCGGAGAGGAGCTGCTGCGATGCGCGCCCAGAAGCGGCGAACTGAGTCTCCTGTAA
- the tssE gene encoding type VI secretion system baseplate subunit TssE yields MKGFTPDLFDRLLGQPQRNGVVVARLNVEELKDAVARDLEALLNTRSTIQDGALVGFPECATSMVGYGLCDIADRSLSSPQDRAHICSCIENAIERHEPRLQNVKARLDMRDGSAAPTVNRLDFSITAVLVASVSQEPVNFDAVLQPSTLQYSIRKAGRASAAAAAATAGA; encoded by the coding sequence ATGAAAGGATTCACGCCGGACCTGTTCGACCGCCTGCTCGGCCAGCCGCAGCGCAACGGCGTGGTGGTCGCGCGCCTGAACGTCGAGGAACTCAAGGATGCGGTGGCGCGCGACCTCGAAGCGCTGCTCAACACGCGTTCGACCATCCAGGACGGCGCGCTGGTCGGCTTTCCCGAGTGCGCCACGTCGATGGTCGGCTACGGGCTGTGCGATATCGCCGACCGCTCGCTGTCCAGCCCCCAGGACCGCGCCCATATCTGCAGCTGCATCGAAAACGCCATCGAACGCCACGAACCGCGCCTGCAGAACGTCAAGGCCCGGCTCGACATGCGCGACGGCTCGGCCGCGCCCACCGTCAACCGCCTCGACTTCTCGATCACGGCGGTGCTGGTGGCGAGCGTGTCGCAGGAGCCGGTGAATTTCGACGCCGTGCTGCAGCCGTCCACGCTCCAGTACAGCATCCGCAAGGCCGGCCGCGCCAGCGCCGCCGCCGCGGCCGCAACCGCGGGAGCCTGA
- the tssG gene encoding type VI secretion system baseplate subunit TssG: MRAQKRRTESPVIERLLHEPWRFEFFQAVRMLELWLKRRGRPAHGLVADMLRFRNSISLGFPASQLEAIEPELRDLEIGMPFELPVDAAALGDALEQGTLRRVHLTPAFMGLLGGHGVLPAHYTERIAEHQARYKNEDEDQGPRAFLDAFSNRSLALFYEAWRKYRLPFKYQLDGQDAFLPLLLSLAGLGDAALRRRLDGADDGAVLDESIAYFAAAVRHRPVSAVQMARVLSEYFGEQVEAEQFVGSWYDVPLAQQTVLGQDSAVLGTRAIAGARVWQRSLRLRLVVGPLAHAGFQGFLPGGLAARALKSVLALFTGVALEYEVEVVLRAADVHNTTLDELHPGRLGWDAFLVLDSPPGDRHDVRYDLHAAGHDA; the protein is encoded by the coding sequence ATGCGCGCCCAGAAGCGGCGAACTGAGTCTCCTGTAATCGAGCGCCTGCTGCACGAGCCGTGGCGCTTCGAGTTCTTCCAGGCGGTGCGCATGCTCGAGCTGTGGCTCAAGCGCCGCGGCCGCCCCGCCCACGGCCTGGTGGCCGACATGCTGCGCTTTCGCAACTCGATCTCCCTCGGCTTCCCGGCCAGCCAGCTGGAGGCCATCGAACCCGAGCTGCGCGACCTCGAGATCGGCATGCCCTTCGAGCTGCCGGTCGACGCCGCCGCGCTGGGCGATGCGCTCGAGCAGGGGACCTTGCGCCGCGTGCACCTGACGCCCGCTTTCATGGGCCTGCTGGGCGGCCATGGCGTGCTGCCGGCCCACTACACCGAGCGCATCGCCGAACACCAGGCGCGCTACAAGAACGAGGACGAAGACCAGGGCCCGCGCGCCTTCCTGGATGCCTTCTCGAACCGCTCGCTGGCGCTGTTCTACGAAGCCTGGCGCAAGTACCGGCTGCCGTTCAAGTACCAGCTCGATGGCCAGGATGCCTTCCTGCCGCTGCTGCTGTCACTGGCCGGCCTGGGCGACGCCGCGCTGCGCCGGCGCCTGGATGGCGCCGACGATGGCGCGGTGCTGGACGAGTCGATCGCCTATTTCGCGGCCGCGGTGCGGCACCGGCCGGTGTCCGCCGTGCAGATGGCGCGGGTGCTGTCGGAATACTTCGGCGAGCAGGTCGAGGCCGAGCAGTTCGTCGGTTCCTGGTACGACGTGCCCCTGGCCCAGCAGACCGTGCTGGGCCAGGACAGCGCCGTCCTCGGCACGCGCGCGATCGCCGGCGCGCGCGTCTGGCAGCGCAGCCTGCGCCTGCGCCTGGTGGTGGGGCCGCTGGCGCATGCCGGCTTCCAGGGCTTCTTGCCGGGCGGCCTGGCGGCGCGCGCCCTCAAGAGCGTGCTGGCGCTGTTCACCGGCGTCGCGCTCGAGTACGAAGTCGAAGTGGTCCTGCGCGCCGCCGACGTCCACAACACCACGCTCGACGAGCTGCACCCCGGCCGCCTCGGCTGGGACGCCTTCCTGGTGCTGGACTCCCCGCCGGGCGACCGCCACGACGTGCGCTACGACCTGCACGCGGCCGGCCACGACGCTTGA